A window of Cucurbita pepo subsp. pepo cultivar mu-cu-16 chromosome LG06, ASM280686v2, whole genome shotgun sequence contains these coding sequences:
- the LOC111797694 gene encoding glycolipid transfer protein 3-like — translation MEKSAIRSATEQLSQLSQLSQLLLIKPEPEDQRINHDGEDAATAAINIVIPVQPFISLCNSLIHVLDKIGPTMAVLRQEIRQNIERLEMAEEWGDLVEILKKEGREGRARTESSCSRAFVWLIRSLDFTLALLEKVASNEVGMNMERAVEESYNQTLKPWHGWISSAAYKIALKLVPDTPTFINIIMEDHHNYHTLLHDIHILMPLLSAFLEQAHSILRLYNLNRIKSK, via the exons ATGGAGAAATCCGCGATCAGGTCGGCAACAGAGCAACTCTCGCAACTCTCGCAACTCTCGCAACTCCTCCTCATCAAACCAGAACCAGAAGATCAGCGAATCAACCACGACGGCGAGGATGCTGCAACAGCCGCCATTAACATCGTCATCCCTGTCCAACCTTTCATTTCGCTCTGCAATTCGCTCATTCACGTCCTCG ATAAAATCGGACCGACAATGGCGGTTCTGAGGCAGGAAATTCGTCAGAACATTGAGCGGCTTGAAATGGCGGAAGAATGGGGGGATTTGGTTGAGATTCTGAAGAAagagggaagggaagggaggGCGAGAACGGAAAGCAGTTGTAGCAGAGCGTTTGTTTGGCTGATTAG ATCTCTAGATTTCACATTGGCCCTATTGGAGAAGGTAGCAAGTAACGAAGTAGGGATGAACATGGAACGAGCAGTTGAGGAATCCTACAACCAAACTTTGAAGCCATGGCATGGTTGGATTTCGTCCGCTGCTTACAAG ATAGCTCTAAAACTAGTGCCTGATACACCAACCTTCATCAACATAATCATGGAAGATCACCATAACTACCACACCCTCCTCCATGACATCCACATTTTGATGCCTTTGCTCTCGGCTTTTCTCGAACAAGCTCACTCCATTCTG AGATTGTATAACTTGAATCGGATTAAGTCGAAATAG